A stretch of the Oxyura jamaicensis isolate SHBP4307 breed ruddy duck chromosome 4, BPBGC_Ojam_1.0, whole genome shotgun sequence genome encodes the following:
- the LOC118165837 gene encoding non-histone chromosomal protein HMG-14A: MKEAESFVSRAYVTLAPGVTESVRADFMRAIKAALLCSCFSSTFLVPELVVLQNGIITVPPAGAARRPRPLAVGTPKPPPGPHPPLSLPLQAPAEGEAKEEPKRRSARLSAKPAPPKPEPKPKKAAPKKEKAANDKKEDKKAATKGKKGAKGKDETKQEDAKEENHSENGDTKTNEAPAAEASDDKEAKSE; encoded by the exons ATGAAGGAGGCTGAGAGTTTCGTGTCCAGAGCCTATGTCACGCTCGCTCCTGGTGTAACAGAATCTGTCAGGGCAGACTTCATGCGGGCCATCAAGGCGGCcttgctgtgcagctgcttCTCATCCACCTTTCTGGTTCCGgagctggtggtgctgcagAATGGCATAATCACTGTACCTCCG GCAggcgctgcccgccgcccccgccccctCGCCGTGGGGACCCCCAAGCCCCCACCCGGCCCTCACCCCCCTCTCTCGCTTCCCTTGCAGGCTCCAGCTGAAGGCGAGGCGAAGGAGGAG CCAAAGAGAAGGTCGGCTAGACTATCCGCT AAACCTGCTCCGCCTAAACCGGAGCCAAAGCCCAAAAAGGCAGCACCCAAG aaagaaaaggcagcaaatgataaaaaggaggacaaaaaggcagcaacaaaagggaagaaaggagcCAAAGGCAAAGATGAAACTAAACAAGAGGATGCTAAAGAAGAAAACCACTCTGAAAATGGAGATACCAAAACTAACGAG GCACCAGCTGCTGAAGCATCTGATGATAAGGAAGCCAAGTCCGAGTAA